TatcgatgtaaaaaaaagtaatgataCTTACCAAGCACATGTTGTATGACGTAATTGCCGTACTGATCTTGAATGAGTTGGTCAGTGGCAGCGTGTAACTCCTGCAATATCCCTTGAGTTTGTTCGGGAGTGCAGTGTTCAAGAATGCGTTGGATCACTCGACAGCCGTACGGGTGCGTGCTCAAAGAATATACTTGTCCAGCAAATGCTCCTATTACGAATTGCAATGCTCGCGGTTCAACGCACTCAATGCACTTCTGAACAACGTGATTTCCATTTTGATCCTTAACACACTTCAACACATGTCCGTCCAGTTCCCGCACGATCTCCTGTTGCTGTTCCGGTCCGATCGACTCGAGAGCTTTCTGTATGACTCTGCATCCGTACATCTGCAGTGCGAGTGGTAAGACATGCCCGCGAACCtgacataaacaaaaagtcaaaCGAGGAATTTGTGGATGTtcttcatataattatttgataaatcatCAGATTATTCTATGCATAATCACATCGAATCAGATGACACGCAAAATGTCTCATCACATTTAATATCAGTGCAAATCatagtgaaaaaaaatgtcaatagTTAGTAAATCAAAATGAGTAAATTTCAACTCttctgaagaaaaataattttttatgtaactgAAACTTACTTTTTGAGCTAAAGTTGATTTTTGTTCCGGTGTGCCATATTCAAAGAATTTCTGAATTACGTAATTTCCAAAGACATCTGTCATCAGAGAATACGCGGAAGAGAGAATCTCTTGGAACACAAGCTGTTTTTCGCTAGCCGAAGCTCGTTCCAATTTCTGTTGAATAAATCTCGAACCATGCTGATCCTGACTAAATTCCACTATGTGGTTAGCCAAATCGCGCAGTTGAAGACTAGGAAAcctgaggaaaaaaaaacatgtacaTATTGTATTcggtaataattaatatgaaaattcgAAGCAATTTATTATCGGAGAACTTTTTGCGTTTCTAAATTAATAGGCAGCTGTGTCTCGTAATCAACTACATTataaaatccatttttaaatacgaaagattacgatttaattaatatggttaaaaaatttcacattttactAACCGATTGTTTCGAAAATCTTCCAACAGACGAGATCGTCCTCCAgtatttttgtcattaatgtTAGCGGCACCACCGCGGCCCGGTTTGCCTACGAGATTGGGGAATAGAGAGCTACTAGAGCCAAACACTCCGTTGGCTGTCAGGGCGGGAACCGCACTCGCACGAAACTTGGCTTCGGCACCGGGGGCGGCTGATACTCTACTGGCTCCTCCTACAAGACCACCCAGAGATCCTCCTAAAGTTGGCGGTGGTGTTAATGACAATCCCAAGGGACTCGGTGACGCGGTGACTGTACCTGCATAACAAATCGAAGAGacatgttaaaaaaagaaaaccaaGCGATACAAgtgttgcaaattttttttgcttctatCCAAATACAAACACGTTTCTTTTGTGCCTAGGTAAATCTTTAGGTATCTCTATCTATAGATTTACTCCTTCAAGTAGCTGTATCTATTGTTTAACCTTAGCATGCAtaacaagattttttttcgacACTTTGtagtatctttttatttatttttcatatattctcAGTAATTTCGGTTATGCTGgcgcaattaaataataataaaaaaaaattatttgcactaTTAAAGATCAACGTTTAAACATATGTTTCATCActaattattcaaaaactattgATCCTTGGACATTTCGAGTAAAAATTAACTccaaaattttctgaaattatataaaaagtaaagtgCCTaagaacttttattaaatatactcaATCTGTACCTGTGTCTGTAATTATGTACTCCTTGCAGAGAGTACTTGTATCTGTAGTTAGATTAGACATTCTGTCCCAAGAACCTGCATCTAGGTATATATTGTTCCTAGTACCTGTATCTAGAGAATAGAGTACTTCTTATCTCAATGATCACGAATATACACTGTACATCTTTTTATAGAAGCAATGTACAATGTATGGAGACTAAGTAAGTCCCGCAGTTATGTTAAAATCGCTACAAATTGTAAATGGCACACACTGACCGCTCTAAACCAGTCGTCCTTGCGGACGCTTACTCACTTCTAGTCTAGGCGTTTCAGGTATCAGGACGCAACATGGTTTGTACATATACGATCAATTTAGAGAAAAGGGTGGTGTTGTTACCATAGCCGAGTTATGTATACAAAAGCACATTATGTGTACAAATGAATCACGACATATCATAGACACAATGTACAACATAGGTAATCGAGCGTCTATGGCGATTCCGAGATGCCTCACAGTCGTGTATAGGTGTCTAAAATGGTACATTCAAATCTTGGAAGATATTCTCATTGCGCACCAACATACGGGAAGAAAACGATAAGAAAAGTTGGtttagttcttttttttccccccaagaaaaaatataaacggagcaaaaataattcttaaattctCGTTATCGTTATTTCCCTCCATATCCTTCCGCGCAACAAGAGTATTCAAAATATACCGTTTTAGATGCCTCACACCCTGTATATCAGAATATATTTCACACACAACAAAGCAGTTCTTACCGAGGGCGCCGTAACTCTGAGGCCACTTCGCCCGGCTATATTCCAAGCTTGGACTGAAGGCTGAAGTATTTCTATCAAAGGAATCTCGTCTGCCGGTTGAAGACGCACCGAGGCCTAAACCTGCACACAAGACGAACACCGTCATCTTAACACGGGGTGCTCGAAAGCAACCGGTATCAAGCATAAAAAGACGTCATATGTCGAATGTATTAAGAACAAATCGGCACAAACGCTCTACTGAGAAAGGCACGTCACTAAGAGAGGGAATCGACATGAATTTACAAATCAATTAAATCGTGTGAAGCATGCAAACACcttacgttattttttttttttttgtacatgaaAATCCGTATACACCACCAATATAAACAGCCAAAGAGAATTCTCGGTCTGCAGAAAAAAAGCgattaaattacaatgttCAACAATTGTTATTCCAAATGTTtccttttaaattatatatacatagtaatatatagttaaacacacacacgcacaaatgtaattcaatatttctacGTGGAATTGACCCGTGGTCCTTTTATCATACTCTGCAATTATGAGCGAACAATTAGAACACGcgataatcaatttttacaatgaGAGATATTACATGTTACATATTCACAGAAAGCTTTAcaacagataattattatttcatttaacaaCGTAAACATAAATCTTTCACTGAAAAGCTGGAAACAAATATGCACTCGAAGGGATTAAAAAAGCACGCTATTTTCCTGAAAGTGGAGAGAATTCTCTTCGAATAAAATCGGGAGTGACActcgaggggggggggggggataaaGCGCGTTCGTGGCGCGACGATAATATACCTGTGTTCTGCAGTTGGGCAGGTGAGCCCAGTGCCCCGAGCGGGGAACCGCCGTATCCTAGCGCCGCTAAACCTGCGGCAAGTCCCGAGCCTTGCTGTTGCGCCTGTTGCACTGCAACTGCCTGAGCTTGCGCGACCACCGCCGCTGCACTGCATGCCGCCAGACCTGCACCAAAAGCCCGCAACCCACACGCGCTCTCTTAGTCGTCGTAAGTGTGATTAGCATATGTTACCGAACCTTACACCGTTTATAGAAAAGTCTAGCGGTAATACACATCACGCACGCACACTCGCAATCGCGTGTCTGGCGATCGGGGGTGTAGATAGGCAAGACTTTAAAATCcggaaaaataacatttcagaTCAGATTGCGTTTAAAGGATCAgattgcattaattttgtacCTAGATATGGCTACGACTAATTGCCCAGAAGAGATtatcattaagaaaaaatatttatcttgctcatataaaaagcaatatttgcataatataatttcgatCAATTGTGTATGCAAAAATTCAAAGGcaaaaagaattaagaattaaaagtatattctcagttttattatcattatactaaatataattactgTTTAATATGGAATTTATATGCAACAGctttttctagaaaaatttttcaagttctctgaaaagttttaaattttttatatttggaaaaagcaaaacaataaaaaatgcaacagAAGATGTTGAATTTGTTAGAACTTTGTCGCagcgattttataaaaattgttctctTTTCGTTTCACGCAAAGTACTCCTTTGCTTAACAacatacgcacacacacacagactCATAAGAATATTGCTACCTTATTGCTATACCTTTATCTGCGACGGACTGAATCTTATCAatagtttctttttattttttttagtcacAATGTTACAATAGCGCGTGTTTTACGCGTATTTACAAGGGACGGACGAGCTAAATGTGAACAGTAGAACGATCAAACGTTAACGTTGGCACGTCTACTATCACGATCGGACGTTTACACAGTACATAAATCATGCATTACACAGTATGTATTACACGACGAGAAAAGGTGTGAGAAAAAGAGCTCTTTACAAATCTTACAAAATCTTACAAAATGTTACACATATAACTTTACAAGATTTCTTACAgatgtgtttatatatatataaaaagaaaaaaaaaagaaaaaaacaatagtAATAGTGTGCCAGATAAGATTTTTGCTAGACTTACCTAAGCATTCGCCGGGTGTAGCATTGCTGTGCGATGTTGGAGTCGGTTGTGAATATAGGTTGGGTGGCGGTGGAGCTGGTGGACCCGGAGGAGGTTGAGACGGGGCTCTGTTCACGAGAACTGGCGCGGGACTAACTAATCTCATGGGAGTTGCTGCTGAGCTCAAACCACGTACGCCTCCCATAACGATGGAACCGTTCTGATCGTAATAAGCCGGTATTACCTGATATTGGCCCTGAacctgtaaaaataaaatgatattaattacatattatatattaattacatattaattacatattatagtaaatattgcgtaacaattattaatcacaattataatttggatataattatatccaaatatatcaataatacaaCTTGAGACAATTAAACTTAAcgtcaacaaaaaaaattaaaaatttaacaagacGCAATTtgccaaattaattaaatctagtTTTATAGATCGAGAATATATCGCATGGTGTCTTGCAGTTCCAATCTTTTTCTCTAATTGTTATTGTAGCAAAATATTCAGCTAGATTGAAGTGGGCAATACGGCAGTTTCTAATTGGCACAATGAACGCTCTTCGTCGCACGTCAAGAAcagaaacaaatatcatcgGTTACTCACGCCACAAGCGAGAAGAAAATAGCTTTTACAGAATTAGAAACATATCTAATTCGCAGTACGCGCTAATTCGTGAGTTCTCCATCTCATCGTTATAATCTAAATTTAacctttttatttaatgaccATGATTTACGTATCACCACAATAATCGCCGTAGCCcgatttatatcaaaatacatATAGCATAAAAGCATGTATGTATTCCGTATGTGCTATCGCGTTTCCttttaagaaaagaatttctACTAAAAATCTGGtaaaacgtaataaatttttcatttttcaaatttatacattatcgaagataatttctaatttaaactAATGTTTTCCGAAAATACCaattctcataaaatattgaaaatttgtttaaataatacaaattattttctaataacatGTGTAATTAACTCACCGTCTGTGCTAGATTATTTGCAGTGTCTTGTGCGGCAGCAGCTGCGGCTGCTGCCGAGGAGGGTGTGAGCGGTCGTCGAGGTGGTGGCGGCGCGGCCGCTTGGGGTGGTGCTTGCGGCAGCAATCCGGCCGGATAAACCCAGGGCCCGACTCCATAGTATTGCGGTACTACTGGCGGTGGTGCACCAGCTATCAACGCACCCACGTAAGGCTCCTGACCGCTGATAACTGTGTAAGGGGCCGTAGGAAAAttctgttgctgctgctgctgttgttgttgctgtgCCTGGGATGCGGCTAGgtactgctgctgctgctgctgctgctgttgctgcaaCAGTTGCAATTGTTGCGGTGTCGCACCTTGCGGTTGACTGCGGAACAGTTGCTGAAAAGAGAacataagaaaaatgtcaGTATGTGAATCATTCTTGCTAAAAATGTGTTCTCCAGATAACgcgataatagaaaaaatagaaagataatGATAAAGTCGATAAGtattagaatataatattcaatgaaaataattatctgatCAAAGCTTATTttcattagaaaaataaaatttaaatttgatatttaaaaatattttaatagttaatccacaataatatataataagagataattataattctttctgCCAGTTTTAGAGAACATACAAAATGTGAGTGCAGCTTATATAAATTGacgaaaacaaatttttttattaaagtttcatTAAAGATAACGTAGTATTGATTACTTTCATAAAACTGTATTTATAAACATGTTGTCGCAAATTGTAAATTGCATAAGAATTATCAGACATTTGTTGTGaacataaaaaacaaattggtctttgttgaataaatattatagcgGATAAAACAGGATCgagtcatttaaaaaaaactcgtATCATTCGTAGAAAAAAGGTACGAAATCTTAATCACGATATATAACCTGATGAAATATCGAGCTTTCTTTTACATATCTGGGAAGTTTCGTATATATATGAAAGGAATTTTATAATGTGATCGAGTCTGCAAGTGAAACGGCCTTTTAGCTTCAAGATTCGATGACGACATCGTACTACCGTGCGGTCTAGGTTTCAGCAACGAGGATCAAGGCCGAAGGCAGGCAGTGTCGTGAAAGCGGCACAAAAGACGACTCCGGCATTAAAGCCGAGGAAGACGATCGAGGTCTTCTCCTTCTACAGTTGCTGGTCGACCAGGGTCGACGACCCCCCGCGGACGTTCACCGACATGCGTTCGCTTCTTCTTCTGCATTACCGGACCGATAAGATCGTCATGGACTTTTTAATTGATCGACAAACCGTACGATTCGATGGTCGAAAATAGAGACGAAATTAAGCAAAAGGAAAGTTCCAAAcgatatacttaaaaaatgggggggggggaggaatTGCATACTTATTTAATACGTATATTAATCTAAACACAGATTGAAATCTAAGTGTAACAACACTTTTGAAGAAAACTGAAAATTCACAATCAATTTGTAAACAGTGTCCTTTGTCAAATTAACTCTTTTTCATATCTTTGTCAAAACaggtaaaaagtaaattttataatgtcgTATTTCACAATTGAAACTATTAAAGTAATGGAAACAGTTCTCAGGTGAATATTTTTCGATGTTATCAGTCActcgttatatatattattatgaattgCTGACTTGGGTGTGTTAGAAcgatcgataaaatttaataacattatc
This DNA window, taken from Linepithema humile isolate Giens D197 chromosome 7, Lhum_UNIL_v1.0, whole genome shotgun sequence, encodes the following:
- the pum gene encoding maternal protein pumilio isoform X9, with product MKPPGDLFLYCDMKDLTGAVGDMIAPSAKKLWGVDEGGSKDEGGVKGGGTLLHLGDHPATMWRDTTWSTSDHAVSQPISMGTGRRVGVGTGYHHQASEVGTVLSPRSSETGGLGVKMVEYVLGSSPTTPKDLEPRIVSLRLNTDADKKEKEKGSASPFDNTKDDTGPQGNGLASQNGLDDDKGFNRTPGSRQPSPGEEEFQKNAAATLAVNAGGGGVVLLKPGVDVVSSEEHFMAAFAPAPPHHLQHHQAPPTHHLQHPHSHAAAQLFGAQAPPPPQGPPPSQQQQQQQGPPQPQDTTTHFDVQQLFRSQPQGATPQQLQLLQQQQQQQQQQYLAASQAQQQQQQQQQQNFPTAPYTVISGQEPYVGALIAGAPPPVVPQYYGVGPWVYPAGLLPQAPPQAAAPPPPRRPLTPSSAAAAAAAAQDTANNLAQTVQGQYQVIPAYYDQNGSIVMGGVRGLSSAATPMRLVSPAPVLVNRAPSQPPPGPPAPPPPNLYSQPTPTSHSNATPGECLGLAACSAAAVVAQAQAVAVQQAQQQGSGLAAGLAALGYGGSPLGALGSPAQLQNTGLGLGASSTGRRDSFDRNTSAFSPSLEYSRAKWPQSYGALDTGTRNNIYLDAGSWDRMSNLTTDTSTLCKEYIITDTGTVTASPSPLGLSLTPPPTLGGSLGGLVGGASRVSAAPGAEAKFRASAVPALTANGVFGSSSSLFPNLVGKPGRGGAANINDKNTGGRSRLLEDFRNNRFPSLQLRDLANHIVEFSQDQHGSRFIQQKLERASASEKQLVFQEILSSAYSLMTDVFGNYVIQKFFEYGTPEQKSTLAQKVRGHVLPLALQMYGCRVIQKALESIGPEQQQEIVRELDGHVLKCVKDQNGNHVVQKCIECVEPRALQFVIGAFAGQVYSLSTHPYGCRVIQRILEHCTPEQTQGILQELHAATDQLIQDQYGNYVIQHVLEHGKPEDKAQLISSVRGKVLALSQHKFASNVVEKCVTHATRQERAVLIEEVCGFNDNALNVMMKDQYANYVVQKMIDVAEPAQRKVLMHKIRPHLGSLRKYTYGKHIIVKLEKFFMKTASAMGVGATPSGTSTSGGGGDLGPIGPPASAASGPVSTSSQPSTQVL
- the pum gene encoding pumilio homolog 2 isoform X1, which translates into the protein MKWLGASSGGAGGEPASSMQLHHTSANGHISTDTEQCGQIMAGGDNMRIQAGQAHQIGVTRTQDDAMVSYVFQRPTEPEFNTQSSTFQTKQAPRAWALADDVIVDNNQEKWKYSMTKLGVPQQSQSQQLGLTMNNVHLSNVPYEIHPMQLKSGAPGAEHLVYLNNQMTAQQQVALFHHQQQQQQQQFRNGQIAPSAKKLWGVDEGGSKDEGGVKGGGTLLHLGDHPATMWRDTTWSTSDHAVSQPISMGTGRRVGVGTGYHHQASEVGTVLSPRSSETGGLGVKMVEYVLGSSPTTPKDLEPRIVSLRLNTDADKKEKEKGSASPFDNTKDDTGPQGNGLASQNGLDDDKGFNRTPGSRQPSPGEEEFQKNAAATLAVNAGGGGVVLLKPGVDVVSSEEHFMAAFAPAPPHHLQHHQAPPTHHLQHPHSHAAAQLFGAQAPPPPQGPPPSQQQQQQQGPPQPQDTTTHFDVQQLFRSQPQGATPQQLQLLQQQQQQQQQQYLAASQAQQQQQQQQQQNFPTAPYTVISGQEPYVGALIAGAPPPVVPQYYGVGPWVYPAGLLPQAPPQAAAPPPPRRPLTPSSAAAAAAAAQDTANNLAQTVQGQYQVIPAYYDQNGSIVMGGVRGLSSAATPMRLVSPAPVLVNRAPSQPPPGPPAPPPPNLYSQPTPTSHSNATPGECLGLAACSAAAVVAQAQAVAVQQAQQQGSGLAAGLAALGYGGSPLGALGSPAQLQNTGLGLGASSTGRRDSFDRNTSAFSPSLEYSRAKWPQSYGALDTGTRNNIYLDAGSWDRMSNLTTDTSTLCKEYIITDTGTVTASPSPLGLSLTPPPTLGGSLGGLVGGASRVSAAPGAEAKFRASAVPALTANGVFGSSSSLFPNLVGKPGRGGAANINDKNTGGRSRLLEDFRNNRFPSLQLRDLANHIVEFSQDQHGSRFIQQKLERASASEKQLVFQEILSSAYSLMTDVFGNYVIQKFFEYGTPEQKSTLAQKVRGHVLPLALQMYGCRVIQKALESIGPEQQQEIVRELDGHVLKCVKDQNGNHVVQKCIECVEPRALQFVIGAFAGQVYSLSTHPYGCRVIQRILEHCTPEQTQGILQELHAATDQLIQDQYGNYVIQHVLEHGKPEDKAQLISSVRGKVLALSQHKFASNVVEKCVTHATRQERAVLIEEVCGFNDNALNVMMKDQYANYVVQKMIDVAEPAQRKVLMHKIRPHLGSLRKYTYGKHIIVKLEKFFMKTASAMGVGATPSGTSTSGGGGDLGPIGPPASAASGPVSTSSQPSTQVL